A DNA window from Altererythrobacter sp. B11 contains the following coding sequences:
- a CDS encoding response regulator: MRKDVLIVDDEPAIRRLLTGALDRTGLSHAEAGTAAEALRIGAVAQAPFVALLDLGLPDRDGLEIVPQLAAAGIAVIVLTARDATEEKVAALDLGADDFVTKPFDSEELLARVRSAMRRKAGPMAAADRREFGEGEIDRAAHSVTVRGERVELTPREFNLLWTLCENPGRVMTHASLLEAVWGPAHREDLDYLRVAVRSLRRKIERDPAQPVLLLNEPGVGYRLGTGAE, translated from the coding sequence ATGCGTAAGGACGTGCTGATCGTGGATGACGAGCCGGCGATCCGCCGCCTGCTGACCGGGGCGCTCGATCGCACGGGGCTGAGCCATGCCGAAGCCGGCACGGCGGCCGAAGCGCTGCGGATCGGCGCAGTGGCGCAGGCGCCCTTCGTCGCCCTGCTCGATCTCGGCCTGCCCGATCGCGACGGGCTGGAAATCGTGCCGCAGCTCGCCGCCGCGGGCATCGCCGTGATCGTCCTGACCGCGCGCGACGCGACAGAGGAGAAAGTGGCCGCGCTGGACCTGGGCGCCGACGATTTCGTGACCAAGCCCTTCGACAGCGAGGAGCTGCTGGCGCGCGTCCGCTCCGCCATGCGGCGCAAGGCCGGGCCGATGGCCGCCGCCGACCGGCGCGAATTCGGCGAAGGCGAAATCGACCGCGCGGCGCATAGCGTGACCGTGCGGGGGGAGCGGGTGGAACTGACCCCGCGCGAATTCAACCTGCTGTGGACGCTGTGCGAGAACCCCGGACGGGTGATGACCCATGCCAGCCTGCTGGAGGCGGTGTGGGGGCCGGCACACCGCGAGGATCTCGATTACCTGCGCGTGGCGGTGCGATCGCTGCGCCGCAAGATCGAGCGCGATCCGGCCCAGCCCGTGCTGCTGCTGAACGAACCCGGCGTGGGCTATCGCCTCGGCACCGGGGCGGAGTGA